A window of Gloeocapsa sp. PCC 73106 contains these coding sequences:
- a CDS encoding type II toxin-antitoxin system VapC family toxin codes for MSYLVDTNILLRFVSPSDSDHARIMSLLHHLLQQGNRVCYTSQNLAEFWNVCTRPNITRNGLGLTIEETDRRAQVIERNLEFLPDVPGIHRRWRQLLVKYRVSGVQVHDTRLVAAMLEYGIENLITLNNKDFQRLTEIKVVNPKT; via the coding sequence ATGTCTTACTTAGTTGATACTAATATACTGCTTCGTTTTGTCTCACCTTCTGATTCTGATCATGCTCGTATAATGTCATTACTCCATCATTTACTTCAACAGGGCAATAGAGTCTGTTATACTTCCCAAAATTTAGCAGAGTTTTGGAATGTTTGTACTCGACCAAATATAACACGTAATGGACTTGGTTTGACGATTGAAGAAACTGACAGAAGAGCACAAGTAATAGAAAGAAATTTGGAATTTTTGCCTGATGTACCTGGGATTCACCGACGGTGGCGACAATTATTAGTAAAATATCGAGTAAGTGGAGTCCAAGTTCATGATACTCGTCTTGTTGCAGCCATGTTAGAGTATGGAATAGAAAATCTCATAACCCTTAATAATAAAGATTTCCAACGCTTGACCGAGATAAAAGTAGTTAATCCCAAAACGTGA